A DNA window from Mycobacterium sp. IDR2000157661 contains the following coding sequences:
- a CDS encoding steroid 3-ketoacyl-CoA thiolase — translation MGNPVIVEATRSPIGKRNGWLSGLHATELLGATQKALIDKAGIDAGEVEQVVGGCVTQYGEQSNNITRVSWLVAGLPEHVGAMTVDCQCGSGQQANGLIAGLIAAGAIDVGVACGIEAMSRVGLGANAGPDRGILRPASWDIDLPDQFTAAERIAKRRGITREEIDRFGFESQRKAKQAWAEGRFDREISGIEAPVLDEQKQPTSDRHVVTRDQGLRDTTLEGLASLKPVLEDGIHTAGTSSQISDGAAAVLWMDSEVAKAHGLKPRARIVSQALVGAEPYYHLDGPVQSTAKVLEKAGMKMGDIDIVEINEAFASVVLSWARVHEPDMDRVNVNGGAIALGHPVGSTGSRLITTALHELERTDKSTALITMCAGGALSTGTIIERI, via the coding sequence ATGGGTAACCCTGTCATCGTTGAAGCCACTCGCAGCCCCATCGGAAAGCGCAACGGCTGGCTGTCCGGCCTGCACGCCACCGAGTTGCTCGGCGCGACACAGAAGGCTCTGATCGACAAGGCCGGCATCGACGCCGGAGAGGTCGAGCAGGTCGTCGGCGGCTGCGTCACACAGTACGGCGAGCAGTCCAACAACATCACCCGGGTGAGCTGGTTGGTCGCAGGCCTGCCCGAGCACGTCGGCGCGATGACCGTCGACTGCCAGTGCGGCAGCGGGCAGCAGGCCAACGGCCTGATCGCCGGCCTCATCGCGGCCGGTGCCATCGACGTCGGCGTCGCCTGCGGCATCGAGGCGATGAGCCGCGTCGGCCTCGGCGCGAACGCCGGTCCCGACCGCGGCATCCTGAGGCCCGCCTCATGGGACATCGACCTGCCCGACCAGTTCACCGCCGCAGAGCGAATCGCGAAGCGGCGCGGCATCACTCGTGAGGAAATCGACCGGTTCGGCTTCGAGTCGCAGCGCAAGGCCAAGCAGGCGTGGGCCGAGGGCCGCTTCGACCGCGAGATCAGCGGCATCGAGGCGCCCGTACTCGACGAGCAGAAGCAGCCCACCAGTGACCGGCACGTCGTCACGCGTGACCAGGGCCTGCGCGACACCACGCTGGAAGGCCTCGCCTCCCTCAAACCGGTACTCGAGGACGGCATTCACACCGCGGGCACGTCGTCGCAGATTTCAGACGGCGCCGCCGCGGTGCTGTGGATGGACAGCGAGGTGGCCAAGGCGCATGGTTTGAAGCCACGGGCGCGGATCGTCAGCCAGGCGCTGGTCGGCGCCGAGCCCTACTACCACCTCGACGGGCCGGTGCAGTCGACCGCGAAGGTGCTCGAGAAGGCGGGCATGAAGATGGGCGACATCGACATCGTCGAGATCAACGAGGCCTTCGCCTCGGTCGTGCTGTCCTGGGCACGGGTGCACGAGCCCGACATGGACCGCGTCAACGTCAACGGTGGAGCGATCGCACTCGGACATCCGGTGGGTAGCACCGGCAGCCGGCTGATCACCACCGCGTTGCACGAGTTGGAACGCACCGACAAGAGCACCGCGCTGATCACGATGTGCGCAGGCGGTGCATTGTCCACCGGCACGATCATCGAACGGATCTAG
- a CDS encoding acyl-CoA dehydrogenase family protein, whose protein sequence is MDFSPDEGQQAVADVVTSVLTRDNSWDALVSGGVTALAVPERLGGDGVGLPEIATALTEIGRHGTISPALATLGLGLLPLLDLASEEQQDRYLAGVSKGAVLTAALNEPGAPLPDRPAVAFGDGKLNGTKIAVPYAGQADWLLVTTDNAVVVVSPKADGVEVIKTPTSNDGDECTVTFRDAAVDDVLDGATARRVNQLALAATGAFAAGLVAGALRLTADYVANREQFGKPLSTFQTVAAQLAEIYIASRTLTLIASSVTWRLAEGRDDSPQTQADIDILGYWLASQAPPVMQLCHHLHGGMGMDITYPMNRYYSTIKDLARLVGGPQHRLDLVGAQCS, encoded by the coding sequence GTGGACTTCAGTCCCGACGAAGGGCAGCAGGCTGTCGCCGATGTGGTGACCTCGGTGCTGACCCGCGACAACAGCTGGGATGCGCTGGTGTCGGGTGGCGTCACAGCGCTGGCCGTGCCTGAGCGGCTCGGCGGTGACGGCGTCGGGCTGCCCGAGATCGCGACGGCGCTGACCGAGATCGGCAGGCACGGCACGATCAGTCCCGCGCTGGCGACGCTCGGCCTGGGCCTGTTGCCACTGCTGGACCTGGCGTCGGAAGAGCAGCAGGACCGCTATCTGGCCGGCGTCTCGAAGGGTGCGGTGTTGACGGCCGCGCTGAACGAGCCGGGTGCCCCGCTGCCCGACCGGCCCGCAGTCGCGTTCGGCGACGGCAAGCTCAACGGCACCAAGATCGCGGTTCCCTATGCCGGGCAGGCGGATTGGCTGCTGGTCACGACCGACAACGCGGTCGTTGTCGTGTCACCGAAGGCCGACGGTGTCGAGGTGATCAAGACGCCGACGTCCAATGACGGCGACGAGTGCACGGTCACCTTCCGCGACGCCGCCGTCGACGACGTCCTCGACGGTGCCACCGCCCGGCGGGTGAATCAACTGGCGCTGGCCGCGACCGGTGCGTTCGCCGCCGGTCTGGTCGCCGGTGCGCTGCGGCTGACCGCCGATTACGTCGCCAACCGCGAGCAGTTCGGCAAGCCCCTGTCGACGTTCCAGACCGTCGCTGCCCAACTGGCCGAGATCTACATCGCCTCACGAACACTGACGCTGATCGCCTCGTCGGTGACCTGGCGGCTGGCCGAAGGTCGCGACGACAGCCCACAAACTCAGGCCGACATCGACATCCTCGGCTACTGGCTCGCGTCGCAGGCTCCTCCAGTGATGCAGCTGTGCCATCACCTGCACGGCGGTATGGGTATGGACATCACCTATCCCATGAATCGCTATTACTCCACGATCAAGGACCTCGCCCGGCTGGTGGGCGGTCCGCAGCACCGGCTCGACTTGGTGGGAGCGCAATGTTCATAG
- a CDS encoding DsbA family protein, giving the protein MTSVDLHFYFDPVCPFAWITSKWVRTVAAQREYRVDWRFISLRIINANVDYAAHFPPEYEAGHTAGLRLLRVAAHARAERGRDAVGPLYAALGARLFDQPRSDSRSAADQAARELVNSALQDAGLAAGLADALDDTSLDDLIRTETEEALGLTGRDVGTPILHFQPPGGTAFFGPVISRVPPADTAAELWDHVVALAAFPGFAELKRSLRERPQLIAFGADPDSVGVEEDWHGGSRRTKK; this is encoded by the coding sequence GTGACATCGGTCGACCTGCATTTCTACTTCGATCCGGTGTGCCCGTTCGCCTGGATCACGAGCAAGTGGGTCCGCACGGTGGCCGCGCAGCGGGAGTATCGGGTGGACTGGCGCTTCATCTCGCTGCGCATCATCAACGCGAACGTCGACTACGCGGCGCACTTCCCGCCCGAATACGAAGCCGGACACACGGCAGGCTTGCGGCTGCTACGCGTCGCCGCGCATGCGCGCGCCGAGCGTGGCCGCGACGCCGTTGGACCGCTGTATGCGGCGCTGGGCGCCCGCCTGTTCGACCAGCCCAGAAGCGACTCCCGGTCAGCCGCCGATCAAGCGGCACGGGAGCTGGTGAACTCTGCGCTGCAGGATGCGGGATTGGCGGCCGGGCTCGCCGACGCGCTGGACGACACCTCGCTCGACGACCTGATCCGCACCGAGACCGAGGAAGCGCTGGGCCTGACGGGCCGTGATGTCGGTACACCGATTCTGCACTTCCAACCGCCGGGCGGGACGGCGTTCTTCGGCCCGGTGATCAGCCGAGTGCCCCCGGCGGACACCGCCGCCGAACTGTGGGACCACGTCGTCGCGCTGGCCGCGTTCCCCGGCTTCGCCGAGCTCAAGCGCAGTCTGAGGGAGCGCCCTCAGCTGATCGCCTTCGGCGCCGATCCCGATTCGGTTGGTGTGGAGGAGGACTGGCACGGCGGCAGCCGTCGCACCAAGAAGTAG
- a CDS encoding cytochrome P450, with protein sequence MAPPNIPSDFDFLDPDLNLAGLPVEELAELRKSEPVHWVDVPGGTGGFGDKGYWLVTKHADVKEVSKRNDIFGSSPDGAIPVWPQDMTRDAIDLQRNVLLNMDAPQHTRLRKIISRGFTPRAVGRLEEELRLRAQKIAETAASQETGDFVEQVSCELPLQAIAGLLGVPQEDRDKLFRWSNEMTAGEDPEYAHIDPAVSSFELIQYAMGMADERSKNPTDDIVTQLIEADIEGEKLSDDEFGFFVIMLAVAGNETTRNSITHGMVAFSQNPDQWELYKRERPETAADEIVRWATPVSAFQRTALEDVELGGAQIKKGQRVVMSYRSANFDEDVFEDPHSFDITRSPNPHVGFGGTGAHYCIGANLAKMTINLIFNAIADNMPDLKPIGDPERLKSGWLNGIKHWQVDYTGKCPVKH encoded by the coding sequence ATGGCACCCCCCAACATTCCGAGCGACTTCGACTTCCTCGACCCGGACCTCAACCTCGCCGGACTGCCCGTCGAGGAGCTGGCCGAACTGCGTAAGTCCGAGCCCGTCCACTGGGTCGATGTGCCCGGCGGCACCGGTGGCTTCGGCGACAAGGGCTACTGGCTCGTCACCAAGCATGCCGACGTCAAAGAGGTCTCCAAGCGCAACGACATCTTCGGCAGCTCGCCCGACGGCGCCATCCCGGTGTGGCCGCAGGACATGACGCGTGACGCCATCGATCTGCAGCGCAACGTTTTGCTCAACATGGACGCACCGCAGCACACCCGCCTGCGCAAGATCATCTCCCGCGGCTTCACGCCGCGCGCCGTCGGCCGACTGGAGGAGGAGTTGCGGCTGCGCGCCCAGAAGATCGCCGAGACCGCGGCCTCGCAGGAGACCGGTGACTTCGTCGAGCAGGTCTCGTGTGAGCTGCCGCTGCAGGCCATCGCCGGTCTGCTCGGCGTTCCGCAGGAGGACCGGGACAAGCTGTTCCGCTGGTCCAACGAGATGACCGCAGGGGAGGATCCCGAGTACGCCCACATCGATCCGGCCGTGTCTTCGTTCGAGTTGATCCAGTACGCGATGGGTATGGCCGACGAGCGGAGCAAGAACCCGACCGACGACATCGTCACGCAACTGATCGAGGCCGACATCGAGGGCGAGAAGCTGTCCGACGACGAGTTCGGCTTCTTCGTGATCATGCTCGCTGTCGCGGGCAACGAGACGACGCGCAATTCCATCACCCACGGCATGGTCGCGTTCTCCCAGAACCCCGACCAGTGGGAGCTGTACAAGCGCGAGCGCCCGGAGACCGCCGCCGACGAGATCGTGCGCTGGGCCACGCCGGTTTCGGCGTTCCAGCGCACCGCGCTCGAGGACGTCGAACTCGGTGGCGCGCAGATCAAGAAGGGTCAACGGGTGGTGATGTCCTACCGCTCGGCCAACTTCGACGAAGACGTCTTCGAGGATCCGCACAGCTTCGACATCACGCGCAGCCCCAACCCGCACGTCGGCTTCGGCGGCACCGGCGCCCACTATTGCATCGGCGCCAACCTGGCCAAGATGACCATCAACCTGATCTTCAATGCGATCGCCGACAACATGCCCGACCTCAAGCCGATCGGTGACCCCGAGCGGCTGAAGTCCGGCTGGCTCAACGGCATCAAGCACTGGCAGGTGGACTACACCGGCAAGTGCCCAGTCAAGCACTGA
- the fadE29 gene encoding acyl-CoA dehydrogenase FadE29 → MFIELTPEQKQLQAELREYFSNLITPEEAMEMEKNRHGEAYRAVIKRMGSDGKLGVGWPKEFGGLGYGPIEQSIFVNEAHRADVPLPAVTLQTVGPTLQQYGSDEQKKKFLPGILSGDIHFAIGYSEPEAGTDLASLRTTAVRQGDEYIVNGQKMWTTGGHDADYVWLACRTDPEAVKHKGISILIVDTSDPGYSWTPVILSDGAHHTNATYYNDVRVPADMLVGEENGGWKLITTQLNNERVMLGPAGRFASLYDRVHEWASKPGGNGDIPLSHDDVKRSLGELKAMWRVNELLNWQVAAAGETIDVADAAATKVFGTERIQYAGRLAEEIVGKYGNPAEPETAGLLEWLDSQTKRNLVITFGGGVNEVMREMIAAAGLKVPRVPR, encoded by the coding sequence ATGTTCATAGAACTGACGCCGGAACAGAAGCAGCTGCAAGCCGAACTGCGAGAGTACTTCTCGAATCTCATCACGCCCGAAGAGGCGATGGAGATGGAGAAGAACCGCCACGGCGAGGCTTACCGCGCGGTCATCAAACGCATGGGCTCGGACGGCAAGCTGGGTGTCGGCTGGCCGAAGGAGTTCGGCGGTCTCGGCTACGGGCCAATCGAGCAGTCGATCTTCGTCAACGAGGCGCACCGTGCGGACGTCCCGTTGCCGGCCGTCACGCTGCAGACCGTCGGTCCGACGCTTCAGCAGTACGGCAGCGATGAGCAGAAGAAGAAGTTCCTGCCCGGAATCCTCTCGGGCGACATCCACTTCGCGATCGGGTACTCCGAACCGGAGGCCGGCACCGACCTGGCGTCGTTGCGCACCACCGCGGTTCGCCAGGGTGACGAGTACATCGTCAACGGCCAGAAGATGTGGACCACCGGCGGTCACGACGCCGACTACGTATGGCTGGCCTGTCGGACCGATCCGGAAGCGGTCAAGCACAAGGGCATTTCGATTCTGATCGTCGACACCAGTGACCCTGGCTATTCCTGGACGCCGGTGATCCTTTCCGACGGCGCCCACCACACCAACGCCACCTACTACAACGATGTGCGGGTGCCCGCCGACATGCTCGTCGGTGAGGAGAACGGCGGATGGAAGCTCATCACCACCCAGTTGAACAACGAGCGTGTGATGCTCGGACCGGCGGGCCGGTTCGCCAGCCTCTACGACCGGGTGCACGAGTGGGCGTCGAAACCCGGTGGCAATGGGGACATCCCGCTCAGCCACGACGACGTCAAGCGCTCGCTCGGTGAGCTCAAGGCCATGTGGCGGGTCAACGAACTGCTCAACTGGCAGGTCGCCGCGGCCGGGGAGACCATCGATGTCGCGGACGCCGCAGCCACCAAGGTCTTCGGCACCGAGCGGATCCAGTACGCGGGCCGGCTGGCCGAGGAGATCGTCGGCAAGTACGGCAACCCCGCCGAACCCGAGACCGCCGGACTGCTCGAATGGCTGGATTCGCAGACCAAACGGAACCTGGTTATCACGTTCGGTGGGGGTGTCAACGAGGTGATGCGGGAGATGATCGCGGCAGCGGGCCTTAAGGTGCCTAGGGTGCCGCGCTGA
- a CDS encoding bifunctional MaoC family dehydratase N-terminal/OB-fold nucleic acid binding domain-containing protein yields the protein MSGVEDIKAAAERVKAEGKSKPRIGRHPVNQPMIDHWLDAMGDKNPIYVDDGAAKAAGHPGAVAPPAMIQVWTMMGLGGVRPDDDPLGKILELFDEAGYVGVVATNCEQTYHRYLRVGEEVSVAAELTDVVGPKKTALGEGFFITQRITWHCGDDEDDPVAEMMWRIMKFRPAGEDSADAGASVPDDLDADAMMRPASSRDTKFFWDGVNAHELRIQRRPDGSLVHPPIPALWQDKEEPTDYVVAGGKGTVFSFVVHHAPKVPGRTLPFVIALVELEEGVRMLGQLRNVDPDTVEIGMPVRATYIDFPEGDSGPAWTLYAWEPDT from the coding sequence ATGAGTGGAGTCGAGGACATCAAGGCGGCCGCCGAGCGTGTCAAGGCCGAGGGCAAGAGCAAGCCGCGGATTGGTCGCCACCCGGTCAACCAGCCGATGATCGACCACTGGCTCGACGCGATGGGCGACAAGAACCCGATCTACGTCGATGACGGGGCAGCCAAGGCGGCGGGCCATCCGGGTGCCGTCGCCCCGCCCGCGATGATTCAGGTCTGGACGATGATGGGCCTGGGCGGTGTGCGGCCCGACGACGACCCGCTCGGCAAGATCCTCGAATTGTTCGATGAGGCAGGATACGTCGGTGTCGTCGCCACCAATTGCGAGCAGACCTATCACCGGTACCTGCGGGTCGGCGAGGAGGTCAGCGTCGCGGCCGAGTTGACCGACGTCGTCGGGCCCAAGAAGACCGCGCTCGGCGAGGGCTTCTTCATCACGCAGCGGATCACTTGGCACTGTGGCGATGACGAGGACGACCCGGTCGCCGAGATGATGTGGCGGATCATGAAGTTCCGCCCGGCCGGGGAAGATTCAGCCGACGCGGGCGCGAGCGTGCCCGACGACCTCGACGCCGACGCGATGATGCGCCCGGCGTCCTCGCGGGACACCAAGTTCTTCTGGGACGGCGTCAACGCGCACGAGCTACGCATCCAGAGGCGCCCCGACGGCAGCCTGGTGCACCCACCGATACCCGCGCTCTGGCAGGACAAAGAAGAGCCCACCGATTACGTGGTCGCCGGCGGCAAGGGCACCGTGTTCAGCTTCGTGGTGCACCACGCGCCGAAGGTGCCGGGCCGCACGCTGCCGTTCGTCATCGCCCTCGTCGAACTCGAGGAAGGTGTGCGGATGCTCGGACAGCTGCGCAACGTCGACCCCGACACCGTCGAGATCGGAATGCCCGTCCGCGCAACGTATATCGACTTCCCAGAGGGAGACTCCGGTCCCGCCTGGACGCTGTACGCATGGGAGCCGGACACATGA
- a CDS encoding nitroreductase family deazaflavin-dependent oxidoreductase — MPKSRPRFMDTKAADFFIKWMSRLNTWMYRRSDGEGFGSDFQGIPVALLTTTGRKTGQPRVSPLYFHRDGDTVVVAASKGGSDKHPMWYLNLKANPKVQVQIKKEKFNLTARDATEEERATYWPRLVEMYPTYDDYQSWTERKIPLVVCEP, encoded by the coding sequence ATGCCGAAGTCACGTCCCCGTTTCATGGACACCAAGGCCGCCGACTTCTTCATCAAGTGGATGTCACGGCTCAACACGTGGATGTACCGCCGCAGCGACGGAGAGGGGTTCGGCAGCGACTTCCAGGGCATCCCCGTCGCGCTGCTGACGACAACCGGCCGCAAGACCGGACAGCCGCGGGTGAGCCCGCTGTACTTCCACCGCGACGGCGACACCGTCGTGGTGGCCGCCTCCAAGGGCGGCAGCGACAAACACCCGATGTGGTACCTCAACCTCAAGGCCAACCCGAAGGTTCAGGTGCAGATCAAGAAGGAGAAGTTCAACCTGACCGCGCGTGACGCCACCGAGGAGGAGCGTGCGACGTACTGGCCGCGGCTGGTCGAGATGTACCCCACCTACGACGATTACCAGTCCTGGACGGAACGCAAGATCCCGCTGGTGGTCTGCGAACCGTGA